A portion of the Actomonas aquatica genome contains these proteins:
- the prfB gene encoding peptide chain release factor 2 (programmed frameshift), with protein MIAPETYDHIELIKKRAGQLWRFLDGEQKLREIEALDAQMGAPDFWDNNDKAQRHIAKVNGLKKAVLPVVDFRKKLDDIDVMLELIEAGSPEEQAEYTEELETTVSELLEKIDEIEIGAFLTGRFDANNAIFSIQAGAGGTESNDWADMLFRMYSRWAERRGFKVEVQDVQEGDQAGISKATILIKGENAYGYAKAERGVHRLVRISPFDSNQRRHTSFSAVDVVAEINDEVKIDIPDDDIRVDVYRSSGKGGQGVNTTDSAVRITHLPTGLIVTCQNERSQIKNKASAMSVLKARLYERKLDEQRSEMEKFYGEKGEIGWGAQIRSYVLQPYQMVKDLRTGVSTADTQGVLDGELDPFISGWLRAGCPRHRNKDINVDDE; from the exons ATGATCGCACCTGAAACTTACGACCACATAGAGCTCATCAAAAAACGTGCCGGGCAGTTATGGAGGTTTCTT GACGGAGAACAAAAACTCCGCGAAATAGAAGCCCTCGACGCCCAGATGGGCGCGCCCGATTTTTGGGACAATAACGACAAGGCCCAGCGCCACATCGCCAAGGTCAACGGCCTCAAAAAAGCCGTCCTGCCCGTGGTCGATTTTCGCAAGAAACTCGACGATATCGACGTGATGCTTGAGCTCATCGAAGCCGGCTCCCCCGAGGAACAGGCCGAATACACGGAGGAGCTCGAGACCACCGTCAGCGAGCTGCTGGAGAAGATCGACGAGATCGAAATCGGCGCCTTCCTCACCGGTCGCTTCGACGCCAACAACGCCATTTTCTCCATCCAGGCCGGCGCCGGCGGCACCGAGTCCAACGACTGGGCCGACATGCTCTTCCGCATGTATTCCCGTTGGGCGGAACGCCGCGGCTTCAAGGTCGAGGTGCAGGACGTCCAGGAAGGGGATCAGGCGGGCATTTCCAAGGCCACCATCCTGATCAAGGGCGAAAACGCCTACGGTTACGCCAAAGCCGAACGTGGCGTGCACCGCCTCGTGCGCATCAGTCCTTTCGACTCCAACCAACGTCGTCACACCTCCTTCTCCGCGGTCGACGTCGTGGCGGAGATCAACGACGAGGTGAAGATCGACATCCCCGACGACGACATTCGCGTCGATGTCTATCGCTCCTCCGGCAAGGGCGGACAGGGCGTTAATACGACCGACTCCGCCGTGCGCATCACGCACTTGCCGACCGGCCTCATCGTCACTTGCCAAAACGAACGTTCCCAGATCAAGAACAAGGCCAGCGCCATGAGCGTGCTCAAGGCCCGCCTCTATGAACGCAAACTCGATGAGCAGCGTTCCGAGATGGAAAAGTTCTATGGCGAAAAGGGTGAGATTGGCTGGGGCGCGCAGATTCGTTCCTACGTGCTGCAACCCTACCAGATGGTGAAGGACCTGCGCACCGGCGTCTCCACGGCCGACACGCAGGGCGTGCTCGACGGCGAGCTCGATCCCTTCATCAGCGGCTGGCTCCGCGCCGGCTGCCCGCGTCATCGCAACAAGGACATCAACGTCGACGACGAATAA
- the trpB gene encoding tryptophan synthase subunit beta — translation MQSYFKKHPDAQGFFNGFGGSFIPPQLQTEMEKITDAYFSISKSHEFISELRSIRKHFQGRPTPVYFCRSLSAKYGGRIYLKREDLNHSGAHKLNHCMGEALLAKHLGKKRLIAETGAGQHGVALATAAAYFGLECEIHMGEVDIAKEHPNVVRMKILGAEVVPVSHGLKTLKEAVDSAFESYLKDPENTIYCIGSVVGPHPFPMMVRDFQRVVGIEAREQFMEMTGELPDNVVACVGGGSNAMGIFSAFIDDEDIALHGVEPAGRSLEQVGEHAATITLGKPGVIHGFKCYVLQDDKGEPAPVYSVASGLDYPGVGPEHSMLHELGRVNYASATDDETIASFYELSRLEGIIPALESAHAVAHGCKLAQANPRQSVLINLSGRGDKDIDFVVEKYGLPD, via the coding sequence ATGCAGAGCTACTTCAAAAAACACCCGGACGCGCAGGGCTTCTTCAACGGTTTCGGCGGCAGTTTCATCCCGCCGCAACTCCAGACCGAGATGGAGAAGATCACCGACGCGTATTTCTCGATCAGCAAATCCCACGAGTTCATTTCCGAGCTGCGCAGCATCCGGAAACACTTTCAAGGGCGCCCCACCCCGGTTTACTTCTGCCGCTCGCTCAGCGCCAAATACGGCGGCCGCATCTACCTGAAGCGCGAAGACCTCAACCACTCCGGCGCGCACAAACTCAACCACTGCATGGGTGAGGCCCTCCTCGCCAAGCACTTGGGAAAGAAGCGCCTGATCGCCGAAACCGGCGCCGGTCAACACGGTGTCGCCCTCGCCACCGCCGCCGCCTACTTTGGCCTCGAGTGCGAGATCCACATGGGCGAAGTCGACATCGCCAAGGAACACCCGAACGTCGTGCGCATGAAGATCCTCGGTGCCGAGGTGGTGCCAGTTTCGCACGGACTCAAAACGCTGAAGGAGGCGGTCGACTCCGCCTTCGAGTCCTACCTCAAGGATCCGGAAAACACGATCTACTGCATCGGCTCCGTCGTCGGTCCCCACCCCTTCCCGATGATGGTGCGCGACTTCCAACGCGTGGTCGGTATCGAGGCGCGCGAGCAATTCATGGAAATGACGGGCGAGCTGCCCGACAACGTCGTGGCCTGCGTCGGTGGCGGCAGCAACGCCATGGGCATCTTCTCGGCCTTCATCGACGACGAAGACATCGCGCTGCACGGCGTCGAACCGGCCGGTCGCAGCCTCGAACAGGTCGGCGAACATGCCGCCACCATCACGCTGGGCAAACCGGGCGTGATCCACGGCTTCAAGTGTTACGTGCTGCAGGACGACAAGGGTGAACCCGCGCCCGTCTACTCGGTGGCCAGCGGTTTGGATTACCCGGGCGTCGGCCCGGAGCATTCCATGCTGCACGAACTCGGTCGCGTAAATTACGCGTCGGCCACCGACGACGAAACGATCGCGTCGTTCTACGAGTTGAGTCGCCTTGAGGGCATCATCCCGGCTCTCGAAAGCGCCCATGCGGTCGCCCACGGCTGCAAGCTGGCGCAGGCCAACCCGCGCCAGTCGGTGTTGATCAACCTCAGCGGCCGCGGCGACAAGGACATCGACTTCGTGGT